The nucleotide window ATCTACGCGCCCTTGGCGCACTGGACGTGGCACCCGGAGGGCTTCCTGCGCACGTGGGGGGTGTTGGACTTCGCGGGCGGCACGGTGGTGCACATGTCCGCGGGCTTCGCGGCGCTGGCGGGCGCGCTGGTGCTGGGACGTCGGCACACGCACCTGGAGAACGCCGCGCACACGCCGGCCAACCTGCCCTTCGTGATGCTGGGCACGGGCATGCTGTGGTTCGGCTGGTTCGGCTTCAACGCGGGCTCGGCCCTGTCGGCCTCGTCGCTCGCCACGCTGGCCTTCGCCACCACCAACACGGCGTCCGCGGCGGCGATGCTCGGGTGGATTGCGTTCGACTGGCTGCGCGGCCGCAAGCCCAGCGCCCTGGGCGCGTGCGTGGGCGCGGTGGTGGGCCTGGTGGCGGTGACGCCCGCGGCGGGCTTCATCACCGTGGGCCAGAGCATCATGGTGGGCCTGGTCTCGAGCTTCGTGAGCAACTGGGCGGTGCACATCAAGAACCGCACCTCGCTCGACGACACGCTGGACGTCTTCCCCTGCCACGGCCTGGGCGGCGTGGTGGGCATGGTGCTCACGGGCGTGCTGGCCAAGGACGTGGGGCTGGTGCACGGCGAGACGACGACGTTCCTCAAGCACCTGGCCGCGCTGGTGCTGGTGTCCGTCTTCTCCTTCGTCGGCTCCTACCTGCTCTACAAGCTGGTGGACCGCATCGTCCCGCTGCGCGTGCCCCGCGAGCACGAGGAGCTGGGCCTGGACCTGAGCCAGCACGGCGAGACGATGGGCGAGTCCACCGGGTTCGCCGCGCCGCACGCCGCTCCCGCGAGCACGCCGGCCGTCGTGGAGCCCGCGCCGACGCCCCCGGACTCGACGCAGCCGCTGCCCGCCTGACGGCCCCCACCGGGGCACCGGGTCCTCGCGCCCGGTGCCCGACGGGATTGTTGACCACCGGCTGCGCCGGCACGCGGGTGTCCACCGCCGACCACGCATCCGTACGCTGTCCGACGCTCCCCTCGACCGCTTCGCGATGCGGCCCGAGCGTGGCTCCTAGTCTCCCGCCGTTCGCGCGCGCCCTTCGTGAGTCGGGAGCCGCCAGTCCCGGGGGGACACCATGCGCCGAGGTATCGCGGTCCACGCCGCTCGAGTGCTGCTGCTCGTGGGGCTCATCACGAGTCCCCCGGGCGCGAGCGCCTCCGGCCCGCCGACGCGCGAGGAGTACTTCCGCTTCGTCCCGCTCTCCTACCCACGCATCGTCCGTCAGACGAGCGCGAGTCAGGCGCTCGCGCTCTACGGCGACCCGGCGGACCCGGGCTATCGCGACGAGGCGCCGCGTGACGGCATCGACGACGAGCGCTTCCGGGTGCTCCAGGCGCTGGCGGTGCGCTTCGCGCCCATCCTGGTGAAGAACACGTACACCTTCCCCATGGACCACAAGGCGTTCCGGGACCTGCCCGGGGGCCTCCTGCTGAGCCTGGACACGTGGGACCTGGCCAAGCCCGGCTCGGTGCTGATGCGCAGCGACTCCATCAACTTCTCCACGCTCGGCCACCCGTGTCCCGAGGACGGCGCGCCCGAGAGCACGTTGCGGACGGAGTCCTCGGGCCGTGACGCGCGCGACGACTGCCGCCTCATCGCGCTCTTGAAGGAGTTCCATCCGGACCACCCCACCATCCCCCGACTGCGCCAGGACGCGGTGGCCGCCGAGCAGGCGCCCTTCACCGTCATGTACCTGGACTTCCCCGGGTATGACCCGGACACGTGGCACGAGGCCTACGCGAGCCCGCAGCCCGGACAGATTGCGCGGCGCTACCTGGGCACGGAGAAGGTCTACGCC belongs to Myxococcus fulvus and includes:
- a CDS encoding ammonium transporter produces the protein MKKWLAVALLVGVGVAGMLVTPAAQTRQGGPINPADTAWILTATALVLLMTPGLSFFYGGMVRLKNVVSTLLQSYIAMAVISLLWVVVGFSLCFGDSFHGLIGDPRTFFMFSGVGGETHPDLAPTIPLLLFALFQLKFAIITPALITGAFAERVRFKAYVLFMVLFTLFIYAPLAHWTWHPEGFLRTWGVLDFAGGTVVHMSAGFAALAGALVLGRRHTHLENAAHTPANLPFVMLGTGMLWFGWFGFNAGSALSASSLATLAFATTNTASAAAMLGWIAFDWLRGRKPSALGACVGAVVGLVAVTPAAGFITVGQSIMVGLVSSFVSNWAVHIKNRTSLDDTLDVFPCHGLGGVVGMVLTGVLAKDVGLVHGETTTFLKHLAALVLVSVFSFVGSYLLYKLVDRIVPLRVPREHEELGLDLSQHGETMGESTGFAAPHAAPASTPAVVEPAPTPPDSTQPLPA